Genomic window (Culex pipiens pallens isolate TS chromosome 3, TS_CPP_V2, whole genome shotgun sequence):
atttacgtacggtttgaaccaaataaaaaattaaatccatttccggttttggtggagaatcGTTCTTAttatgttttgcaaaatttctaataagtgataaaaatattaacttaatacaataaataaaaaaagtgattcTACATCATTTACACTCGGATCTACTAGCTTGTCCATTGTTTGCACTTTTGAGTAAAGAAATGTtattacagtccagattcgattatcaaaaggccttggaaaaatttcacttggaTAATAGAATCCAAgataaaatcacattttttttgtaatttgtcttatttttgattgttgagcttaagattttttaaatccaagatggcagtgatgccaaattgaaaaaaaaatcaatttaatgtgtaatttaataagcaatcaactattaaaatttgacaaacatagggtcgcagaactcgaatttgatgttagaagaaaggaaattaaaaaaacgcgaaaaaatttgttttgttcttgattcgaagtcttatacaaaatttcggataatcaaactttTTAGTCTGGACAACAATTACAAATATGTTGTTTTAGATCAATAACTCTCTCGGAAAAAATGAAACCTGAAATTTAACTGCCTTTtgggaaaataaaaaagaaatatccTAAATTCATTAACAAAAATCGCTGGAACATAAAGAAACTTTGGGATTCGTATTGAAATTCTATTTAGGAGAAATTGTCacatgtttggcaggttaaggatTCCGTATGATTCTTATTATGTAAATAAATTATTCAGCAAAGCTTTTGATGGAAACTTGCTAACTAATTTAAAGAGttatattttattcaatttcggTTGAAAACGACTTTAGAAGCAGTAATTGAACGCCAATAACAAGATTTGCCTATTTTTGATGCCGTTTTAGACAGAATTTaatatttacattgaaaaatatatttttctaatatatgaaatgaaaatgttgcaTTTTGCTTGATATTTAAAGAAATACCACAAAAATTATTCGAAGTTTGTAGATGTTATATGGGATGACTGTAAACGATGTAACTATTCAgttgtttgattaaaatttactcAGCTCAACATCCCAACAATCAAACTACCCTGATCCCACTATGAATCGTCATCACCGTCCAAACCGCCCTACTTGGTGTGAAAATGGCATCACAGAGAGTGAGCTCGTCAAGGCGAAAACCCGTACCCCCCtacagtgagtgagtgagtgtttCTTATTGCACGGTCGTAAAATGCAACCGACAGTGAAATGATCAATCTGTATGCGGTTTTTAGAGGCCTATAAATCTGGCGGACCTTCCCAGCACCAGGATTCGATCCGTCCCGATTCCGACTTGGCACTGCAGCCACAAAAGAGCCGACTGCTGCAGCGCCATTTCGGACGAAAATTGCGCCAAAAGTCAATGCGCGCACACACATGAACTCTCAATATTGGCACCAACACCATTCTACGAGTGTAACTGATGAAGGTGGCAAGTTGGGGATGGAAAGTTGGGTGGCGGTTGGCCGGTTTGATTGCTGGTTTCATAAATTTACAGCACCACCATTGCCACCTCGAGAAAAGGGGGGAAAGTGAACTGATGGAGTGAATGTGTTGGTTTGTGGCATCCAATTTGGAAGATTTGGGCAAGTTCATGGAGTTTTATATTTAGCTATTTGGGTCCTAATAATGGAATAAATTTAGGGTTTTACATATTGAGCTTCTGAGATGAGAAATCGAAATCTGGAAATTTATGTCATATTGAGAACAAGCTAATTTGCAATAATTTACCTGTTGTAAGGCAATTAATCATGGTCAAAAAAAGACAACCtacaatttgtttatttttttcaacacagattttttaactgaaaaattaaaataatctaAAGTTTTCGAAAGAGAATCGCTTCAAAAGAGTTTTGATGAAAGTTTGGGTAAATTATTATCTATAAGCATCATTTTTAAGCTTCATTATCATTatctttaagaaattttaaaaagctttGAATAAAATCTTCATCattgaatttcacaaaataccatttttataaatgctctaattttaagaattttgcatGCGCTTTCACTGTTAtggtttttttattgaatacgaaatactcaaattaaaaaaaatataaaaattgaatttacacgCATAGCTTTCAACATTGGAATGAAAAAAAGCGTTTGCGTCCAgcgtccagttgctttccaatcataagttttcaaaatttcgatgtattgactgattttttttgcaaaaaaaaacaaaacttttcgtgggactacacattggtatttcatgataatttaaaatatcttcaaagaaattaaaacatgctaaataaGATTATTAACACAGGAAAaagcattttaactggttttcggttgattaaactttaattttcaataaaattttgaagtttttcgaaaatagatTTCTTTTGTCCACTGATTCTTCAGGCCGActttgaaggggaggggggagaAGGCTGACAAAaactctgaaaatatttgtaaggccttagagtttttttaatctgtGAAATCtacaacagtgaaaatgcatgtaaaactttgaatcgtttgattgcaaattatttaaatttgagttatttagaaaagaaacagcaaaaaaacagtattttgcgaaaattttagtttttcgttcaaaaaactctaaaattgtgaaaatgcaGTCAACATTCCGAACCGATTGATACCCGAATTGCAGAGCCGAATCAGCCTCCGGCTGTTAGCtcattaataaaaattatgaaaatttgtcaatctttggaaaaaatacggtatttagtgactttgtttgttttgatgttttaaaaccgactaaatttttattaatccgtgaaatttggcattttccgcaaaatcccgtgaaatgttatgtttgttacgatttttctccaaataatatatcgaactcaaataggaataataaaaaaattatgaaatacagtagaattaagcgagtgctTGTTAAATACCCTTGTTTAATTACTAACATAgagttagtgatttttgacgatttcgtagaCGCCGTAAAATTCgtgaattttatcaatttactcaaatctctttttttaaataataacataattaatatttcatccatacagactatttaagtaaattttatttgtttacaatTGAAATGCTTGAtatgaaccttttgaaaaattgctccaaattttcagttttatttagAATCTAACTAAGTTTAGTAATACTTTCATTtgctgtaataacaattttactgCTGTTTAAATTGAGAGGTAAAGTAtaataagaaattaaaagaatcaagctttgctttattcaaattaaaaaaagggaatttttatctttgaaataaACGTTTAAAAACATTCCAGATTTTTCTGAAtcctatttaattttaagatatttaattatttggtgggatgattcccgtgaatgTAAAACAATactcctttttttgtttttttttcattttgattaaaaatttcgattttgttaaaaaattcattttgtttatttttttttcaattttgatttgaattgggagatgaaaacctttaaagttatttttaatgggctaaatgtcgcaaaaaatacaaattatttaacccattttggctggacaagattgttaaatcttgctttgatatgaaattcaattaaatgaagcaaatcaatgaaaactttttagctttattagtcgaatgttaaaaaaagcagttcaataaatgagaatacgcatgccctacattttgtttcaaaatatatatagagcccacccataaaccaggtggaatcttattgggattttttctttagtttatttacatccgagcagacggaaataacttgagaataacattttttgatgtttgaaaatactaggccaataacattttacgttatttataacaaaatttgttattcgtcgttttgtttttttttttttgttattggattattATTGTGataacagattaataacatttttagttattcttcgaacaaatctttgttattattttttgttattttaacaactaatccgatcatcccaataacagttggaggaattcttccaaaacaaaaaatgtttttccaaagttgttttggctttcaaccaatatcagaccaataacaaattttgttatgataacataaactgttattgagcTCTTAtgcaaaactggatttttcaagaagattccataacactttctgttattttaacagtatttgttattgaaatggcatgaatgttgttattaccgtctgcccgggcatataatgaagcataaaaaacagtttctgtggtttaaaaataatatttgcagagttattttaatattttttacgttccttgaaatttgcgtgaattttggtgtttttaaattgaggtccccgtgaaatttgtaattttcgagcgcgaaaaatcactaagcctaacgATAGTTTGTACTGCttaaaatttctgaatgtttttaaaaaagcaaatccatgttaaatttgatttttcatgctAAAATGAGTACTTCAGATtggtttcagttgattagacttccatTCCTCTTATTTTCAGATCAATGTTGAAGTGGGTGAGGGGGTGGAGAAAGAGGGGAGGGAATTATAAtcttactaaaaaaaattgcaacggcccACCATAACCTTATAtaaaaacttagaaaatttagcaCAAGCTTTTGAATCGTTTGCTAGTTCAGCACATTTTGCTAACAAAATCCCACcattatttaaaatcaaaattaaacgaTTCtctgataaacaaaaaaatcaaaaagagtaACTCAAATAGtgccaatattttttataataaaatgcttTATTTTAAAGATTGCCTTCTTTCCCAAAAATAGTTGCTTAAAATAACTTTCTAAATATCTTTTACCCTTGTGTGGTTTGACTGTGATTAtggtgtttacattttttgtttcgaTTCACAGCCCTAACCTTCTTATTATCTTTGAATTTGAACAAAACACGAGAAAGGCTGCTCACTGAGCAAATGATTAAACGATAAGTCAACAGCATGACGTGGCTTTTTCGGATCTCTGCCATGACAGTCATCAAATCCATatcctttgtaaaaaaaaaacatcaaccaGATGGTCCCAAACGGTTGCAATAAAGCAATTACAGTAATCTGTTCCTATGAGTCGACCAGCACACAAGCACAAGCAAACGGGTCGTCCTGGCCGGGATGACAGCAATTTAATGGGCAATCCGTCCGCACCAATCGCTCCAACTCTTCCGCCCGGAATGACACACAAaccattttcaatttccaaaccatcaaaGCTGTCAACCGTTTGaatatttaattgaatttatttcatcGCACTAATTGTCCCACTTTTTGCAGGAATCACCTCGTCGTCATCGCTGCCCTCGCTCGGGGGAGCCGGGGTAGGAGGAGGAGGCACCGgttacagtgttgccagtggTGGGGCCGATAAGCCGTACTTTGACGATGTCAACTCGCGCAACGTAACGGCCATCGTCGAGGACACGGCCGTGCTGCGGTGCCGCGTCAAACACAAGGGCGATCGAACGGTGAGTTGGGGAAATTTGAATTCCGCAGGACAACGCTGCACGGACGGTATTGTTCTTCTGCGCCAGTGTCCAGTGGGCTGAAATCGATTTAGAGTGACGGTTCGCGCTGGGAAATTTTGCGctgggaatggttttctgggacAATGGAATACTTTGCACTTTCTACGTAGTATAAGGTTAGaactacaaaattaaaaaaaaacatttttgattggctaaacgaaaataaacagaagaaaaAACTTAAAGATACCTATCTTAAACCGGGGGTACCTTAAGTACCTAGAGTACCTTAAaccggagtgactttgatatgatttcaatttgtttttggaaaattttctaacaggtagcgtttttctcaagattattatttcaaaaatatgtactggggtaggcgaCACAAAGTCcactcattattttgtaaaaaaggtttttttttcaatagtgtttagaaaaaaaattacgttgaaaattcttggttaaaattccggggtgacttttatAGTCATAGATTTTCttcataaaatcatatttaagatgttcaaactcaatttgtacgttaaatgtaccatcactaaagtagctgatatagttttttaagaaaaaaaaatcagtgtttatatttagttaactaagtttatacgctttttaaaaaaatacatataaattttaggaaattgttaaaaagtcaaaattttgcctgaaatttgtcaCAATTAGTTTTGTTTATGTAATTTTCGATTAATAATGCATTTGATACTGAAATCGAAGcagaaatcaaaagttttcatattttgcctgaaatttgttaaactgaaattgcttataaatttggagatatttttaaatgtgttttaaaaacacatattatttataatttacaaacttatttaaaaattctccaacctataaaagtcaccccggctatcaaagtcaccccgttttacggtaccacaAAATGAAGTAAAGCAGTCATGGAActaataaattttcttaaatttattttttttccagtctGTGGTTACAAAACTCATAACTTGTATAAAGTACAGTACAGTTGATATTCaataattagtttaaaaaatgtaaaattttacctcaaaaactttttgcggttatgtaaattgaaaattcaacaaaattcattatttttaatcaattcaaCAAGGTAAAAATTATTCTCAGTGCAGGGGAATGCACTTTGCAATCTGCAATCTTATTTCATTTGATTGAAGCAATCAAATGAACTTAGATTGCACctgaattaaaattattttaaaatctaatTTACAATCGAAATTGACTTTTCACATTTTTAGCTATAATGCACCGTTTCATAAACATTTTCtagttgaaatttcaaaaaagtttttttttatcaaatgcaTTACTGATAATATTATCATCAAAAAGCTGagtaattgaaaaaattaaaaatttgctttGCTTAGTGTCACCTCTAATTtatcaaatatctcgaaaacttCTGGATCAGTTTTcattgtcaaaatatgaaaaaaaaacatttttttttatctgctcattcaaaaatattttcgatttttggcaaacttttcaaaagtttgataCAACTTatatttgaacttttgaaaagttagacTACATTTCATTTCATATCATTTGAGCAGGGCGtaagttcttttaaaatttttttttttttttgctgaaaaatgcacaaagactcacgaaaaacgCAGGATGGTACgtttctcctaaaaaaatacaaaaatcatttatttaaataattttttttccgaaaagtggactttttcagcactcgtcgtacgactcgtgcttgaaaaatcttcatttttcaacttgttgcataaactact
Coding sequences:
- the LOC120421439 gene encoding uncharacterized protein LOC120421439, producing MNKNKSQPGNPAKRTLELGGGPRPARPSLPVGLLLLVILNVNCNWGGALMVRADPSSRTGIDHSAAGTAGRGPDEHEQRVHHYGITSSSSLPSLGGAGVGGGGTGYSVASGGADKPYFDDVNSRNVTAIVEDTAVLRCRVKHKGDRTVSWGNLNSAGQRCTDGIVLLRQCPVG